Genomic window (Chloroflexota bacterium):
CAAAGTCCAGCTAAGACACAAAGACCGCGTGGCTGGCGAAGAGGCTGGCTCGTTCTCCCACGCGCTTGCGCGTACAAGTCCTGTTGTCGGCATAACCGGAACGGCGTGCGCGTTTGTTGCGTCCCGTGTGCTGGGTTATGATTTCATCAGGCCGTCCCGGATGGACGACCCACAACGCCCCGGAAAGCGAGAATACTCATGGCTGATCTCAAAAAGCTACAGCAGGCGCTCGACACCTACGTCCGCCCGTCGCAGTTTCCCGTGGCGATCAAGATGCTCAAAGAAGGTGAGCCGTTGCCGCCGAAAGTGCGGCGGCCATCCAAGGACTTCAACGAGCAGATCGCCATCTGCCAGGGTTTCACCTTTGCGCGGCGCTATGGCTGGTCGATGGCCATCGGCCGCGATGACATCTCCTGCCCGCTGGCCAAGATCGTCTGGGGCTTCGAGCCGATGGTCGGCTACTACCTGAACGGCATGACCTGCGGCGGCCTCTATACCGAGACGCCGGCGGCGGGCGCCATCAGCGAGGCGCAGACCGCCAAGTTTGAGCAGGGACAGTACGCCTACGTCGTCGCCGCGCCGCTCCAACGCGCCGAGTTTGCGCCGGACCTGATCCTGATCTACGCCAACCCGGCCCAGGTGATGCGCCTGGTCGTCGGCGCGCTCTACAAGCGCGGCGGCCGCCTGCATGCCTCGTTCAGCGGCCGCATCGACTGCTCCGACGAGGTGATCGTCACCTTGCAGACGAACGACTATCAGGTCGTCCTGCCGTGCAATGGCGACCGCATCTTCGCGCAGACACAGGACGACGAGATGGCGTTCACGATCCCGGCCGCGAAGATCGACGAGCTCATTGAGGGTCTGGAAGCGACGCACAAGAACGGCATCCGCTACCCGATCCCGAACTGGCTGCGCTACACCGGCCGCTACCCCGAATCGTACATGAAGCTTGAGGAGATCTGGCGCGAAGCGGAAAAAGAGGGCTGATCGTCGCGCGCCGTCAACCCGGAGGGAGGAACCGTCATGCGTAACGCGATCGTTCTGATTGCGTCTGTCGCGTTGTGGCTCGGGCTGTCTGCCGCCGGGAACGCCTCCGGCCTGCAGCAGTCCGGGCCCGGCGTCAGCGTGCTCGACTCGAAGGGCGCGCCCGCGTCGCGCATCACCGACGGCGATTCGATCAAACTGCGCGCACAGACCGACGCCAAGGCGGCGGCGAGTACGCGCCTCGTCTTCCGGCTCGCCGGTGACGATATAGCCGTTGGTGAGTGCAGCATGCCAGCCGGCAGCGACTCGTGTGAAACGGCTTCCCTGCGCGCCTACGGCTGGTACTGGGGCAAGGACGGCCAGCCGCGCGCCAGCCGCCCGATCGGCGCGCGCAGCGACGACGGCCGCGTGTCGCTGACCGGCACGCTGGCGCTGACGCCGCGCCCGGTGGTGATGGTGCACGGCTTCAGTTCCAGTTGGGAAGCCTGGTCCAACTACGTCGGCGACAGCGGCTACCTCGCCGGCATCGGTGTGGCGGGCTTCGCGGTCGGCGACGGGCGCGTGCCCGGGGTGATGAACACCGGGAGCATCGACAACCCGACCGGGCGCACCAACACGCTCGACCAGAACGCGCGCATCCTCGGCAGCTATATCGCTGCCGTCAAGCAGAAGACCGGCGCCCAGCAGGTCGATCTGGTCGGGCACAGCATGGGCGGGCTGATCGCGCGCTACTACCTCGACCGCGTGATGGGCGAGCGCGATGTGGCGCAGCTGCTGATGCTCGGCACGCCGAACCTCGGCACCGACTGCGGCGTGCTGCCCTCCGCGCTGAGCTTCTATCTGCCGGCGACGCTGGAAATCCGCACCTCCTATGTCAGCGGGATATTCAACCGGCAGATCACGCACCGCAAGGGCGTGCCGTTCTACATGGGCGCGGGCATACCGATTGCCGACCCGGTCAAGTCGCCGTGCGCCGACGTGCCGAGCGATATCGCGATCAGCCGCGCGAGCGTGAGCGGCGTGCAGGGCACGGTGGTCGAGGTGCCGCTGGTGCATCCCGACCTCAACACGTCGCGCGACGTGTTCGACACGGTGGTCCGGCCGTTTGTTCAGCGCCTGCCGGGCCAGTTCCCCGAAGCGGCCGACCTGACGCCGCCCGCCGAGAGCGCGGACGCGCTGCAGTTCACGAACCTGCACAGCGGGCATCTGAATCCGGGGCAGACCGAAAACTTCACGATCAACCTGGACAGCGTGGCGGTCGCTTCGTTCGCGCTGTTCGACCCGTCGCGCTCGCTGACGGTGACGGTGCGCGGCGCGACCGGCAACGTCATCACGCTCGATCCGCGCGCCA
Coding sequences:
- a CDS encoding DUF169 domain-containing protein, with product MADLKKLQQALDTYVRPSQFPVAIKMLKEGEPLPPKVRRPSKDFNEQIAICQGFTFARRYGWSMAIGRDDISCPLAKIVWGFEPMVGYYLNGMTCGGLYTETPAAGAISEAQTAKFEQGQYAYVVAAPLQRAEFAPDLILIYANPAQVMRLVVGALYKRGGRLHASFSGRIDCSDEVIVTLQTNDYQVVLPCNGDRIFAQTQDDEMAFTIPAAKIDELIEGLEATHKNGIRYPIPNWLRYTGRYPESYMKLEEIWREAEKEG
- a CDS encoding alpha/beta fold hydrolase, with translation MRNAIVLIASVALWLGLSAAGNASGLQQSGPGVSVLDSKGAPASRITDGDSIKLRAQTDAKAAASTRLVFRLAGDDIAVGECSMPAGSDSCETASLRAYGWYWGKDGQPRASRPIGARSDDGRVSLTGTLALTPRPVVMVHGFSSSWEAWSNYVGDSGYLAGIGVAGFAVGDGRVPGVMNTGSIDNPTGRTNTLDQNARILGSYIAAVKQKTGAQQVDLVGHSMGGLIARYYLDRVMGERDVAQLLMLGTPNLGTDCGVLPSALSFYLPATLEIRTSYVSGIFNRQITHRKGVPFYMGAGIPIADPVKSPCADVPSDIAISRASVSGVQGTVVEVPLVHPDLNTSRDVFDTVVRPFVQRLPGQFPEAADLTPPAESADALQFTNLHSGHLNPGQTENFTINLDSVAVASFALFDPSRSLTVTVRGATGNVITLDPRANGLIVVDKPESLVHLGYGFNNPRPGPWQITLATTGRTPARGADYALTAQLHGGAILQARTSELLPAQGAPLVVTAKLVLNGQPVAIRAASARIRAPGGSDETVALAGSGTGEWSAAYTPKEAGLHAVDVSVSATGADNIAIERAAFLSFDAQPPAESIMPVVNLALLIGALLLIVVGVFMLARRARRRIMRR